A DNA window from Melanotaenia boesemani isolate fMelBoe1 chromosome 6, fMelBoe1.pri, whole genome shotgun sequence contains the following coding sequences:
- the soga3a gene encoding protein SOGA3a encodes MQGGENRRILLDLKTVLEEVQVEVRKEEEKRTELQLQYTRDRCAWELEKAELKCRIAQLEAREATGLASGGIQSAASRSPRELHGETSVLRREREEQRKILADTHSTAMDLHCRLEHSEKDWLREKAELLERFDMERKEWESQLKDMQRKIEELYCEVKVKQGGAGQDGGKQEDDIARRLSMRSTSTGSSLLSDNSRSELLSSSTQSEPTRNLSSPHFGHNRNINNDGAFGSGDNHQSTFFQADGLLAFNVGGQLSQSDHFQPELQDELRSRRTWQQDSDNKEAVDTSELDAIYQGASEYPVQQEYTSKGAHVSLHESSVWGGLSFGSEKKKNNTALNAALKEIARVSEELCSYQDEIRKKSGDKRNHSESLCLSDGNEKSCLQADEAPCDLSQIYDDLRALEREHWITLSPDNTWQANKWLSESRTTDTADPDSYRATQTSPGVHSETDTAAPPIPPRTSSWNLSTSNPDTELHIPESPMATMRKCHSPCVLVDRKCNSPSIVRKFEAMLQENEGKVFKDGVITSCPVPSNSNCNIGCCHNRWSCDASKFTHNKLSAYGTVQKSFSEVNILSAGKDLSLDYSSGVGRLQTSPSVRELPVDLLLSSLSIPPASPSLQGSKRNIVLEKKTAEFNRTMFQAEMGRGADVQDSFTGTDSCSVACQPALTTSDDFLPPRENTFQPIRTDFTTTIMDAHPKVSSSLSSLDSIIQNPEVQPRQIRSSPEVQELRIKSETPPVFSPEQPLAGLSEVSTTCQSPAHHCEVIYKDRTASSPSRKLQHRAATEVLFSEPVVPANPQLGQPLEDNISKNLYGAKPQTARTSVSQPQSSAQSKQRQATEPRHIPASPYQYESSRPMPRMMNDHPWKPLTLAAYPRPEGSRSNYGAVERILKNYENAARAQQNDSQEKEMNSISNFSCRRDEKITEQDMLGMDPLPLPPILRHMQTSHISQTHSSHVTAQVASNSAKGVKELQLIVQEDEECSVPSSSIQKNFSRPARPANRRLPSRWASRSPTSSSSASSSPSTTPVVPPSFPHHKHTSSFTYGFHLETVII; translated from the exons ATGCAGGGAGGGGAGAACAGGAGGATTCTGCTGGATCTGAAGACGGTTTTGGAGGAAGtgcaggtggaggtgaggaaagaggaggagaagaggactGAGCTTCAGCTGCAGTATACCAGGGATAGATGTGCTTGGGAGCTGGAGAAAGCTGAGCTCAAATGCAGGATTGCACAG CTGGAAGCTAGAGAAGCTACAGGGTTGGCGAGTGGAGGGATCCAGTCAGCAGCATCACGGAGTCCTCGAGAGTTGCACGGCGAGACCTCGGTGCTTCGCAGGGAGAGGGAGGAGCAGCGGAAGATCCTGGCGGACACACACTCAACTGCTATGGACCTGCATTGTCGCCTGGAGCACAGTGAGAAGGACTGGCTGAGGGAGAAGGCTGAGCTGCTCGAAAGGTTCGACATGGAGAGAAAAGAGTGGGAGAGTCAGCTGAAGGATATGCAGAGAAAAATAGAAGAG CTCTACTGTGAGGTGAAAGTGAAGCAAGGGGGAGCCGGACAGGATGGTGGGAAGCAGGAGGACGATATTGCTCGCAGGCTCAGCATGCGATCCACCAGTACAGGCTCCAGTCTGCTCAGTGATAACTCCCGGTCCGAGCTGCTGAGTAGCAGCACTCAATCCGAACCAACCAGAAACCTGTCTTCACCTCACTTTGGtcacaacagaaacatcaacaaTGATGGTGCTTTTGGTAGTGGAGATAATCACCAATCTACCTTCTTCCAAGCTGACGGCCTTTTAGCATTTAATGTTGGTGGCCAGCTTAGTCAGAGTGACCACTTCCAACCTGAGCTACAGGATGAGCTGAGATCCAGACGCACTTGGCAGCAAGACTCTGATAATAAGGAAGCTGTGGATACATCAGAGCTGGATGCTATTTATCAGGGAGCTTCTGAATATCCAGTACAACAAGAATATACTTCTAAAGGTGCCCATGTTAGTCTACATGAAAGCTCAGTTTGGGGAGGACTGAGTTTTGGGAgcgagaagaaaaaaaacaacacagctcTCAATGCT gcTCTGAAGGAAATAGCCCGGGTCAGTGAGGAGCTTTGTAGCTACCAAGATGAGATCAGAAAGAAGAGTGGAGACAAAAG GAATCATTCTGAATCACTCTGCCTATCTGATGGAAATGAGAAAAGCTGCCTGCAGGCTGATGAAGCTCCCTGTGACCTCAGTCAGATCTATGATGACCTCCGGGCTTTGGAGAGGGAACACTGGATCACCCTGTCACCAGATAACACCTGGCAGGCCAACAAATGGCTGAGTGAATCCCGGACAACAGACACTGCTGATCCAGATAGCTACAGAGCCACACAGACAAGCCCCGGAGTACATTCTGAAACAGATACAGCAGCCCCACCCATCCCTCCCCGCACCTCCTCCTGGAATCTGAGCACTTCTAATCCAGACACAGAACTACACATCCCAGAATCCCCCATGGCTACGATGAGGAAGTGCCATAGCCCCTGTGTTCTCGTGGACAGAAAATGTAACAGCCCATCCATTGTCAGGAAGTTTGAGGCTATGCTACAGGAGAATGAGGGGAAAGTTTTCAAAGATGGTGTAATAACATCTTGCCCTGTACCTTCTAATTCCAACTGCAATATAGGCTGTTGCCACAACCGCTGGTCCTGCGATGCAAGTAAGTTCACTCATAATAAGTTGTCTGCATATGGGACTGTGCAGAAAAGCTTCTCTGAAGTCAACATATTGAGTGCCGGGAAAGACTTGAGTCTAGATTACAGCTCTGGTGTTGGGAGGCTACAGACATCTCCCTCTGTCAGAGAGTTACCTGTAGATTTACTCTTGTCTTCTCTGTCAATACCACCTGCAAGCCCCAGCCTCCAAGGCTCCAAACGAAACAttgtattagaaaaaaaaacagctgagttCAACAGAACTATGTTTCAGGCAGAGATGGGCCGCGGAGCAGATGTACAAGACAGTTTTACTGGAACAGATAGCTGCTCTGTTGCTTGCCAGCCAGCCCTTACAACATCAGATGACTTTTTACCTCCCAGAGAGAATACATTTCAACCTATACGTACTGATTTCACTACAACCATCATGGATGCACATCCTAAAGTTTCATCATCTCTCTCTAGCTTGGATTCCATTATACAGAATCCTGAAGTGCAGCCAAGGCAAATCAGAAGTTCTCCTGAAGTCCAAGAGCTGAGAATAAAGTCAGAAACCCCTCCTGTCTTCTCACCTGAACAGCCACTGGCTGGACTCAGCGAGGTCTCTACAACCTGTCAGAGCCCTGCACACCATTGTGAGGTCATTTACAAAGATCGAACAGCAAGCAGCCCTTCCAGGAAATTGCAACACAGAGCAGCCACAGAGGTGCTGTTCTCTGAGCCTGTCGTTCCTGCAAATCCACAGTTAGGTCAGCCTTTGGAGGATAACATCTCAAAGAATCTTTATGGAGCGAAGCCTCAGACAGCAAGAACCAGTGTCTCCCAACCACAGTCATCTGCTCAGAGCAAACAAAGACAGGCGACAGAGCCAAGACACATACCTGCTTCTCCTTATCAGTATGAGTCCTCCAGACCTATGCCTCGAATGATGAACGATCACCCCTGGAAGCCCCTCACACTTGCTGCCTACCCACGGCCAGAAGGGTCCAGGTCCAACTATGGTGCAGTGGAAAGGATTCTGAAAAATTATGAGAATGCAGCTCGGGCACAGCAAAACGACAGCCAAGAGAAAGAGATGAATTCAATCTCCAACTTCAGCTGTAGACGAGATGAAAAAATCACTGAACAGGACATGCTGGGCATGGACCCCCTGCCTTTACCTCCTATTCTGAGACACATGCAGACATCGCACATttcacagacacacagcagCCACGTCACAGCGCAGGTCGCCAGCAACAGTGCCAAAGGTGTGAAGGAGCTACAGCTTATAGTGCAG GAGGATGAAGAATGCTCCGTCCCCTCTTCCTCCATCCAGAAGAACTTTTCGAGGCCTGCCCGTCCAGCCAACCGTCGCCTCCCCTCCCGATGGGCCAGCCGctcccccacctcctcctcctctgcctcctcttctccctctACCACCCCTGTTGTGCCTCCATCCTTCCCCCACCATAAACACACTTCCTCCTTTACTTACGGATTTCACCTAGAGACGGTCATCATCTGA